The segment gtgataaacaaccttccaaataataaaactccaggcccagacggttttcctggggaattctaccaaacattcaaagaagaaataatacctattctcctaaagctatttcaaaaaatagaaacagaaggaaagctaccaaactcattctatgaggctaatattaccttgatccccaaaccaggcaaagaccccctcaaaaaggagaattacagaccgatttctctaatgaatatggatgccaaaatcctcaacaagatccttgctaatagaatccaacagtacattaaaaggattatccatcatgaccaagtgggattcatacctgggatgcaagcatggttcaacactcgcaaatcaatcaatgtgatacatcatatcaacaagaaaagactcaagaaccatatgatcctctcaattgatgcagaaaaagcatttgacaaaatacagcatcctttcctgattaaaacccttcagagtgtaggaatagagggtacatttctcaatctcataaaagccatctatgaaaagcctactgcaagcattattctcaatggggaaaagctggaagcctttcccttaagatcaggaacacgacaaggatgcccactctcgccactattattcaacatagtactagaagtccttgcaacagcaatcagaagacaaaaagggatcaaaggtatccaaatcggcaaagaagaagtcaaactgtctctctttgcagatgacatgatactctatatggaaaacccaaaggaatccactcccaaactattagaagttatagaacaattcagtaaggtggcaggatacaaaatcaatgcccagaaatcagttgcatttctatacacgaataacgagactgaagaaagagaaattagggaatccatcccatttacaataacaccaaaaaccatgcgttaccttggaattaacttaaccagagacgtaaaggacctatatgctagaaactatagatcacttttgaaagatattgaggaagacataaaaagatggaaaaatattccatgctcatggattggaagaattaacatagttaaaatgtccatactacccagagcaatctacactttcaatgctatcccgatcaaaataccgaggacatttttcaaagaactggaacaaatagtccttaaatttgtatggaaccagaaaaggccccgaatctccaaggaactgttgaaaaggaaaaacaaagctgggggcatcacaatgccggatttcgagctgtactacaaagctgtgatcacaaagacagcatggtactggcacaaaaacagacacatcgaccaatggaacagaatagagaacccagaaatggaccctcggctctttgggcaactaatctttgataaagcaggaaaaaacatccggtggaaaaaagacagtctcttcaataaatggtgctgggaaaattggacagctacatgcaaaagaatgaaacttgaccactctctcacaccatacacaaaaataaactccaaatggatgaaagacctcaatgtgagacaggaatccatcaaaattctagaggagaacataggcaacaacttctatgacatcggccagagcaacctttttcacgacacatctccaaaggcaagagaaataaaagataaaatgaacttatgggactttatcaggataaagagcttctgcacagccaaggaaacagtcaaaaaaactaagagacagcccacggaatgggagaatatatttgcaaaggacaccacagataaaggactggtatccaagatctacaaagaacttctcaaactcaatacacgagaaacaaataaacaaatcataaaatgggcagaagatatgaacagacacttttccaatgaagacatacaaatggctaacagacacatgaaaaaatgttcaaaatcattagccatcagggaaattcaaatcaaaaccacactgagataccaccttacgccagttagaatggcaaagatagacaaggcaagaaacaacaattgttggagaggatgtggagaaaggggatccctcctacattgttggtgggaatgcaagttggtacagccactctggaaaacagtgtggaggtcccttaaaaagttaaaaattgaactaccctatgacccagccattgcactactgggtgtttaccccaaagatacagacgtagtaaagagaagggccatatgcaccccaatgttcatagctgcattgtccacaatagccaaatcatggaaggagccgagatgcccttcaacagatgactggattaagaagctgtggtccatatatacaatggaatattactcagctatcagaaagaacgaattctcaacatttgctgcaacatggacggcactggaggagataatgctaagtgaaataagtcaagcagagaaagacaattatcatatgatttctctcatctatggaacataagaactaggaggatcggtaggggaagaaagggataaagaaaaggggggtaatcagaggggggaatgaaacatgagagactatggactgtgagaggcaaactgaggacttcagaggggagggggtgggggaaggggatagcctggtgatgggtagtagggagggcacgtattgcatggtgcactgggtgttatacgcaactaatgaagcatcaaactttacatcggaatctggggatgtactgtatggtgattaacacaatataataaaataaaatttaaaaaaaaataaaaataaaaaaaaaaacactaaaaaaaaaaaaaagaagctgtggcccatatatacaatggaatattactcagctatcagaaagaacgagttctcaacatttgctgcaacatggacggcattggaggagataatgctaagcgaaataagtcaagcagagaaagacaattatcatatggtttctctcatctatggaacataagaactaggaagattggtaggagaagaaaggaataaagaaagtgGGGATAATCAGAGGggggatgaaacatgagagactatggactctgagaaacaaactgcgggcttcagaggggaggggagtgggggaatgggatagaccggtgatgggtagtagggagggcacgtattgcatggtgccctgggtgttatacgcaactaatgaatcatccaactttacatcaaaaaccagggatgtactgtatggtgactaacataatataataaaaaaatattattaaaaaaataaataaataaaaacagacatataaggCAATGCCGCAGaacaaagagcccagaaataaacccacacactTATACTCACTTGATCTTCAACAAGAGCCTCAATACTACACAATGGGAAACGGAAAGTCACTTCAACAAAttattttgggaaaactggagaaccaggtgcaaaaaaataaaatccaacccTTGTCTTTTACTATGCACAAAagtaaaactcctaaaagaaaacataagggtgaagcttcatgacattggtcttggtaatgatttcaTGGCTATGACACCAtaaacacaggcaacaaaagaaaaattacctaaGTGGGGATACATCAAATTAAAAGtcttctgcacaacaaagaaaacaatcaacagagggaaaaggcagtttacagaatgggagaagatacttgcacaTCACGTGAACACACattctccaaaaaagacacacaaatggccaacagtcCAATATGAAAAAATAGTGAACATCAAACTCATCTGGTAAACGCAAAACTAAAGCATTATTATAAGTTAGACACCAGAGGAATCTATGTATTTAACATAATAATACGTAATAAATTATTCCAGCCTCATTTTCTTGTTTACTAGTGAGTAAATCACCACGTATCTGTTTTGAACAAGAAGATAATTGGAGCATATTCCCCTTAGGGCATCTTCTGTGGTTTCAACAACAGTGGAATTAGTAGATATAAGCAATCGAAATTAATCATATTTGTGATACATTTAAACTTGACTTTGCTGTTGCACAGGTAAGGGAAAATTTCAGGTCATTTGCAGAAATGCTTGTGGAGGTGGGATCTACAATATCAAGGTCAAACAGTTATTGAAATCCCCAGTTTGTTGCCTACTGCACAGGTGAATAATAcgacaaagaaaatagaaactaatGAAATTATGTTTGCAGAGTTAGATAAGAGGGCTCCAAATTGAGcctatgctttcattttcataatgCTTCTCTAGTCTTGATGTTTAGACGTTATCTAAATATTTATCGAGAATCACATTTTATTCTACTGGAGGTGGCATGTGAGGAGGTCAGTTACAGAGTGAAGCCATGGTATAACCAGAGATAGTGTAAAATGATGAAAAGTACATGCGCGCTGAGTGGCAGGTGAGAGTGAATCTGGGCTTTGAGACTTACTGGCTGTGAGAATTGCTATAAGCctgaaatgaacacacaaaaaagtcTGTTCCTGGTACTTGTGCTCAATACATGCCtgttacttttcttctcttttgcagTGTTTCAATGTTGAGtcaaatatatttggaattttctgCCCTCTATTATTacagttgtatttttaaaggtgGCTTTACCTCAATTTTAACAGTTGCAAAGGTATTAAATTCTTTAAGAATCATAGTCATTTTCTCTGCACAACTGAGTCCTTTCAATATATTCTAATATTGACTTAGTTATATCGCGTATGAGTTTTATTTAGACATCTAGTAGAAATTCCTGTTTCAAGAGAAATCTAGCTGAAGTTCTTAACATTATAGTCTTTCCCAATCTTATCTACCCAAGTAAACTTAATCCCACTGAAATGTAGCAAATTGAGTCGTGGTGAGAGTTGTATTTTCAGTATAAGCAGAAACTTCTTTACTCTCTAAAGAATAGTCCAGAGATTTaaagagtaaggaaaaaaaaataattaaaataagagtCATTGGATTTAATCCTGAGAGAATAATGTTTTAGTGTGTATTAGAAATCACTCAAAACAATGTATCACATGAAGCTGAAGAATGAAACATCTGGCTCAGGGTtctggaaatgtttatttttcagtgattatttaaaatattaatttcttgacCCAATATTTgctaatgctttaaaaataagcacatcTGATTACAAACATTCAATTATATGgccattttatatttgctttatgtatttattgctttatacatttaattAGTCTGCCTGGctgtatattattatattattttgtctgCCTCATCACTCAAATATGTTACTATTTTGAAGAGAAGTAAACTTTGGAGAGAAAATCTAACATCACACATGTCTTTTAATCATGAATCTGGCTGGTGAACACATATTTTCAGATTCTAAATCCTGTGTTGTCCTGAACAGGGTATATCATTGAACTGATGTCAAGAATTGTATTGGtgtcgggggcgcctgggaggtgcagtccttaagcatctcccttcggctcagggtgtgatcccagcgttctgggatggagccccatatcaggctccttggctggtagcctgcttctccctcccccactccccctgcttgtgttccctctctctctggctgtctctctctctgtcaaataaaaaaataaaaaatcttaaaaaaaaaaaagaattgtattagGGTTGATAGTCTCAAAGTTTATATTTCGTTTCTTTGATTGTAGCTCTTACCTCATATACATAAACTCTTTTACCCCTTCTATTCAGTTAATACTCAGGTCACACTGTTccctatgactttttaaaataagaataaaaaatatgaagttttcCCAATCAAGTTATTAAAACactttaattaaattatatatttaaaagaatctcAAAATATTAGAGCCACTCAAAAATATTCAGTTAATTAGAGCATATAGCTTGAGGATTCTAACttgttttatctatatttttatttttaatacatatgaTTCAATCTAAAATCTGCATTCTTGatgttttgagtatttttttttgttttctttgcctttaatcTTTCCAGTAATtccatgaaaatgttttctgctgATACTGACAATTTTTGGAAGCAttcttgattttgtctttttcagaaggTTGTTGGGATGTGCCTCCTTCTGTTTCCATCACTATTTCTAATCCAaatggctctctctctttctgatggCATCCATGTCAATGTATTGAAATAAGGGCTTGACTTACATTATGGATTTAAATAgagtacacatttttatttgcagCAGATCATATGTTCTCAAGACTGACttaaatttcatatgaatgggtatgttaaaaaaactaaaaaggaaggaaggaagggaggaaggaaggaaggaaggaaggaaggaaggaaggaagaactaAAATGTGACTTCAATGAGACTTATCCTttaggagaaaaaccatgagagacactTAGCTATAGGAAACACatcgagggttgctggaggggaggtgggtggggggatggggtaactagattaggggcattaaggagggcacatgatatgatgagcactgggtgttatacacaactgatgaattattgaactctacatctgaaactaatgatgtattatatgttggctaatttaattaaaaaaaaaacttatccaCTAACTTGTGAATATAATTGGCTAATAATTAAAACTCTGGATTCAGATATAGGTTTGACTCCTAATTCTTTAATAATGGGATTATCCAGGAAAGATTTCtgctattcctttttttccccattttttcctacttttctgcTCTTGAATATTTTATGCCTTGGTGTAAACATTGTTTATTTCTGGTGTTATATTTTAATGactgtttttttaatgaacagCTGACTTGTAACTcttagataataaatatatagttgTTAATTTCACTAGGTAATAAACAATACCTAGACAagaataatacataaaaaatatagattttcagAGTAACTCTTTCCTTTTTCACCCCAGTTTTTGGAGGAGTCAAAAATCATATAGAATTTAGGTAACCACAAGTAATAAGTATGACCACCTATCTAGTCAAAACAGGACAATGGGATGTTaagtatttgagaaataaatttgaatgaaATGTAAGGGGTCATATAATTGCTTAATTCAATCATGTCCCATCATCCTGAAAAAGATATTAGTTTTGTCAGATACACTCAAGATCTTATagagttaaaacatttttagagatTAGCTCATAAAATGTTACCACTGGGAAGCTACTACTCTGTAGACCAACCTGACTTAACACGTtctatatttaacataattttaaagattCAATCTTATGAACATATTTTGTCTTTCAATATTTGCCCCAATATTGTAAATCCCATTCTACAGGTGAATAGATTATAGCAGATTATTTCACACATCTACCTAAAGGTCTAGAATGCTGAGATTTTATTGCAGTGTTTGTACATTGACATACTTTTTTTTGTGTATAGATgtcaaaggaaattattttttagccTATCACTTGGCGTTTTTAGTGTGACTTATAAAAACAGCTAAAAAAATGCAGTGGCAAAGTAACCAGTTGGCCTGAGAGTTTTAGCAATGAAGGAATTCAGTGAGGGAGTGAACGCCTGCATTTTCCACTTGACTTTGCAGTAAGTGGCATGAACGCTTGAATATCTTGTCATTGTCTGCTGATCTGCAACTGGGAAATTTACATTGCccaaaaataaatatgaggaCATACCACATGTACCCTTTagttaaaataattgaaacacaatattattctttttctagtgaatagattattattttatgaatatcttcaattttttttttccctgaagtgtCAACATGAAAAATGTCACTGAAGTTACCACATTTGTACTGAAGGGCTTCACAGACAAACCTGAACTACAGATTGCCTTATTCTTCCTGTTTCTAACAATCTACCTCTTTACTCTGATGGGAAACTTAGGATTGGTTGTTTTGGTCATCGGGGATTCCCGGCTCCACAATCCCATGTACTATTTTCTGAGCGTGTTATCATCTGTGGACGCCTGCTATTCTTCAGTAATTACCCCAAATATGCTAGTAGATTTTATGTCGAAGGACAAAGTCATTTCATTCCTTGGATGTGCAACACAGATGTTTCTTGCTGTCACTTTTGGGACCACAGAATGCTTTCTCCTGGCTGCCATGGCTTATGATCGCTACGTAGCGATCTACAACCCTCTCCTGTATTCCGTGAGCATGTCGCCCAGAGTCTATGTGCCACTCATCGTAGCTTCCTATGTCGGTGGCATTTTGCATGCTTCTGTACACACGGTGGCCACGTTCAGCCTCTCCTTCTGTGCGTCCAATGAAATTAGGCATGTCTTCTGTGACATCCCTCCGCTCCTCGCCATTTCTTGCTCTGACACCCACACAAACCAGCTGCTGCTCTCCTACTTTGTTGGATCTATTGAGATATCTACTATCTTGATAGTCCTGGTCTCCTATGGTTTCATTGTGTTGGCCATTCTGAGGATGCGTTCtgctgaggggaggaggaaagtcTTCTCTACGTGTGGCTCTCACCTAACTGGAGTGTCAGTTTTTC is part of the Ailuropoda melanoleuca isolate Jingjing chromosome 16, ASM200744v2, whole genome shotgun sequence genome and harbors:
- the LOC100467015 gene encoding olfactory receptor 5T2, producing the protein MKNVTEVTTFVLKGFTDKPELQIALFFLFLTIYLFTLMGNLGLVVLVIGDSRLHNPMYYFLSVLSSVDACYSSVITPNMLVDFMSKDKVISFLGCATQMFLAVTFGTTECFLLAAMAYDRYVAIYNPLLYSVSMSPRVYVPLIVASYVGGILHASVHTVATFSLSFCASNEIRHVFCDIPPLLAISCSDTHTNQLLLSYFVGSIEISTILIVLVSYGFIVLAILRMRSAEGRRKVFSTCGSHLTGVSVFHGTVLFMYVRPSSSYAFDHDMIVSIFYTIVIPMLNPIIYSLRNKDVKEAMQKVFRTN